The following are encoded together in the Flavobacterium sp. TR2 genome:
- a CDS encoding DUF5011 domain-containing protein: MKKIFIQLMVVLTSGLLFTACDGDSTANVSKVTYYPNLTMHGDALVVLTQGDTYTEKGVDAEANGKPLEVKTSGSVDTSKPTVYKINYSALNSDGFPATVTRTVVVLSNKPSTINLEGAFTRGANVNNVKRLADRKYICDNATGYNVANDFITLEFYNIDDKQIYAPYAENTSKSGISAESNIGTITDKNNWKWVIYASAVFGTAERVFTR; encoded by the coding sequence ATGAAAAAAATATTTATACAACTAATGGTAGTCCTAACTTCAGGATTATTATTTACTGCTTGTGATGGTGATTCAACTGCGAATGTTTCGAAAGTTACCTACTATCCAAACTTAACTATGCATGGAGATGCACTTGTTGTACTAACACAGGGAGATACTTATACTGAAAAAGGTGTTGATGCAGAAGCAAACGGAAAGCCTTTAGAAGTAAAAACTAGCGGTTCTGTAGACACAAGTAAACCAACTGTATACAAAATTAACTATTCAGCTTTAAACAGTGATGGATTTCCTGCTACTGTAACACGTACAGTTGTTGTATTAAGCAATAAGCCTAGTACAATCAACCTAGAAGGTGCATTTACTAGAGGCGCGAATGTTAATAACGTTAAAAGATTAGCTGACAGAAAGTACATTTGTGATAATGCTACAGGTTACAACGTTGCTAATGACTTTATTACATTGGAATTCTACAACATAGATGACAAACAGATTTACGCACCGTATGCTGAAAATACTTCTAAATCAGGAATTTCTGCGGAAAGTAATATTGGAACCATAACAGACAAAAACAACTGGAAATGGGTTATTTATGCTTCAGCAGTATTTGGTACAGCTGAAAGAGTATTTACACGATAA
- a CDS encoding lipid-binding protein has translation MGDTNPGGTSAEFLAGDWYVSTTNPAGAVIIDHALFSTYNTAANDNTLWLDDHNTAGLKRFKVKVTFNSDNTFSATAAANSYNAKTVTITAGKVEKNAATSLGGHTVDKISFKAEFSTEPGVIYTYEGHRRTGFLEDEY, from the coding sequence GTGGGAGACACAAATCCAGGAGGAACATCAGCAGAATTTCTTGCAGGTGACTGGTATGTTTCAACTACTAATCCAGCTGGAGCAGTAATTATTGATCACGCTTTGTTTTCTACTTACAACACTGCTGCCAATGATAACACTTTATGGTTAGATGATCATAATACTGCTGGTCTTAAGAGATTCAAAGTTAAAGTTACTTTTAATAGTGATAATACTTTTTCTGCAACTGCTGCAGCTAACTCATACAATGCTAAAACTGTAACTATTACAGCTGGTAAAGTAGAAAAAAATGCTGCTACATCTCTTGGTGGACATACAGTTGACAAAATCTCTTTTAAAGCTGAGTTTAGCACTGAGCCAGGAGTTATCTATACTTACGAAGGTCATAGAAGAACTGGTTTCTTAGAAGACGAATACTAA
- the rlmB gene encoding 23S rRNA (guanosine(2251)-2'-O)-methyltransferase RlmB, whose protein sequence is MEKEHQIFGIRAIIEAIQAGKEVDKVFIQKEISGELMKDLMKVMKRANVNFSYVPVEKLNRLTPNNHQGAVATISPIGFIDLEHLVESTIESGAKPLFLILDQISDARNFGAIIRTAECTGVNGIIVQKAGSAPVNGDTVKTSAGAVFNVPICKVEHIKDAIFYLQGSGIKTVAATEKTDQNIYDISLAEPLAIIMGSEDRGINPSVLKIVDEKAKLPMFGSIGSLNVSVACGAFLYEAVRQRT, encoded by the coding sequence ATGGAAAAAGAACATCAAATATTTGGCATTAGAGCCATAATAGAAGCAATTCAGGCAGGAAAAGAAGTAGATAAAGTTTTCATACAGAAAGAGATTTCTGGTGAACTTATGAAAGATTTAATGAAGGTAATGAAACGTGCAAACGTTAACTTTTCTTATGTACCTGTAGAAAAACTAAATCGCTTAACTCCAAACAATCATCAAGGTGCTGTAGCAACCATCTCTCCTATTGGCTTTATCGATTTAGAACATCTAGTTGAATCTACAATCGAGTCTGGCGCAAAACCTCTTTTTCTTATCTTAGATCAGATATCAGATGCTAGAAATTTTGGCGCGATTATTAGAACAGCAGAATGTACTGGCGTAAACGGAATCATTGTACAAAAAGCAGGTTCTGCCCCAGTTAATGGAGACACCGTTAAAACATCTGCAGGTGCGGTATTTAATGTGCCAATTTGTAAAGTCGAACACATAAAAGACGCTATTTTTTACCTGCAAGGCTCTGGAATCAAAACAGTGGCCGCAACTGAAAAAACAGATCAAAACATATATGATATATCATTGGCAGAACCATTAGCAATCATTATGGGATCTGAAGACCGAGGCATAAACCCTTCAGTTTTAAAAATAGTGGATGAAAAAGCAAAACTGCCAATGTTTGGATCAATAGGATCTTTAAACGTATCTGTTGCGTGTGGTGCTTTCTTATATGAAGCTGTTCGACAAAGAACTTAA
- a CDS encoding DUF2490 domain-containing protein — MLSKSNSKPKIILFRCLFVILLITNSYGQNTTYNQFWNEIQFNQTLSKKWATEIDYAAAYSSTASSPNLFENTIQRSIRGWGHYYFSPRWKFSAFIAYFNNRDVPEIGQFESPEWRFALQGIYYFHKTGYTLSTRVRTEFRHMQNEDDDYENVFRYRQQIKYIQPINSKFLRSSVVYAIASDEIYLKSGAKITGESFFDRNRLNIGAGYLFSDDIQVELTYCNEYLPRNKGNQTTNAASLTITFNNLIRNLKKKIEAKNHPEIKDEE, encoded by the coding sequence ATGCTTTCAAAATCTAATTCAAAACCAAAAATTATACTATTCCGATGCCTGTTTGTAATTTTATTGATTACAAACAGCTACGGACAAAATACTACATACAATCAGTTTTGGAATGAAATTCAGTTCAACCAAACTTTAAGCAAAAAATGGGCTACTGAAATAGATTATGCTGCAGCATATAGTAGCACAGCGTCATCGCCAAACTTATTCGAAAACACTATCCAAAGATCTATTAGAGGTTGGGGGCATTATTACTTCTCTCCAAGATGGAAATTTTCAGCTTTTATCGCTTATTTCAACAATAGAGATGTCCCAGAAATTGGCCAGTTCGAATCTCCCGAATGGCGCTTTGCGCTTCAAGGCATATATTATTTTCATAAAACAGGCTACACTTTAAGCACAAGGGTGCGTACTGAATTTCGCCATATGCAGAATGAAGACGATGATTATGAAAATGTTTTTAGGTATCGCCAACAAATTAAATACATACAACCTATTAACAGTAAATTCTTAAGAAGCAGTGTTGTCTACGCAATTGCATCAGATGAAATTTATTTGAAATCTGGCGCAAAAATTACAGGCGAAAGTTTTTTTGATCGGAATCGGCTAAATATTGGCGCGGGTTATCTGTTTTCAGATGATATTCAGGTCGAACTAACTTATTGCAATGAATACCTACCGCGAAACAAAGGAAATCAAACCACCAATGCAGCTTCACTTACCATAACTTTCAATAATCTTATTCGAAATCTCAAAAAGAAAATCGAAGCGAAAAATCATCCCGAAATAAAAGACGAAGAATAA